The DNA window TTCAGACCAACCAGGAACTTCCTCAGGGCTGCCTTGACTTCTTTGTTCCGAAGGCTGTAGACGAGGGGGTTGAGCATGGGGGTGACACAGCAATACAGGGAGGAGATCAGAGTGTCGATCTGCAAGGAGTAGCCCGCCCTGGGGCGGTTGTAGTTCACACTTCCCAACCCATAGAACATGGTGACTACGATCACATGAGCGGTGCAGGTAGAAAGCGCCTTCTGCCGGCCAGTGTTGGAGCGGATCCGCAAGATGGCCAGCAGGATGTAGGCATACGAGAGGAGGATGAAAAGCAAGGGGCCGAAGCCCATGAAGATGCTGGCCAAGTGAAGACTGAGCTCGTTGGCGTAGGTGTCGCTGCAGGCGATCTTCAAGAGGGGCGGGACGTCGCAGAAGATGTGGTCAATCTGGTTGGCCTCACAGAAGGACAGTCGAGTAGCCAGGGCCGTGTGAATGGCCGAGTCCAGCAAGCCCCAGATCCAGACGCCAACGGCGAGAGGAATACGGACCTGAGAGCTCATCAGATGAGTGTATCGCAGGGGCTGGCAAATGGCGGCATAGCGGTCAAAGGCCATGACGGCCAGCAGGGCACACTCAGAGCCTGCAAAGGCCATCAAGAAGAACATTTGGGCCATGCACTGGTTGGGTGAAATTGTGTGTCTCTGGTGCCAGAGGTTCACCAGGATCTTGGGAATGGTGACCGAGGAGAAGCAAACGTCTATGCAGGACAAGTGGCTGAGGAAGAAGTACATGGGGTTGTGAAGGCGTCGATCCATCTGGATCAGGGCGACCATGGTGGTGTTCCCAGTGATGGTCACCAAGTAGATAGCTAGGAATAGAAAGAAGAAGTAGATGTGACCTTGTGGAATCCCCGAGAAGCCAAGGAAGACAAACTCCGTTGCCTGTGTCATGTTCCTGACATCCATGGAGGCCACAGTGCTGGTCTGTGTAGAGAAAAACAAGAGGGAAGCTAGCGTAGGATTATTTGGAAAAGAATCATGTTTCTCCCACTCTTTCTTATGTATGCTCTAATTCCTAATTCACCTAGCATCCTCCCATTCCTCTGTGGGCCGACACTCAGACAGAACCAAGTCCCCCTCCCAACTAATTTTTCAGAAGTTTCCATGGGTGGCTTCGGATATTCATAAGGCTTTGAGCGTCCTTCCTATCTGGGAACTAGAAAGAAAGACATGTCCCATTTCATCATGGTGAACTGGTTCAAACTTTGGTTTGGAGTCTCTATTTCTCCTAAATTGCTGACTTGGTTTGCTTCCTGGAGTTAGATTTTCAACTAGCAACTGGTTTATTGTTTATGGGacattttgtggtttggtttggtatggtatggtatggtttgttttgttttgtttttgtttggtttgggttggttggtttagGTTTGGTTGCATTCGTTTggtttgggttgggttgggtcaGGTCGAGTTGTGTtgtgttggtttggtttggtttggtttggtttgggttgAGTTCATCTACATGGAACTGGTAGAGGAAGGCTTTCTGCCATGGTCAAGAAGTAGGTCAGATAGCCCTACATAAGTGATCAAAGAGGACTCAGAGGGATTGCTGAGATAAAAGCAAATAGCAACAGGTCCTTCCCCAACTTTCCTGCCTTTAATGGGCATTCCTAGTTTCACCAAGAGTATGTCCAGTTAGTTCACAACTTCACTCCGATGTGAGGGACAGGTAAACCAAAATATCATCCTTTAAACTTGTTGGTTGTGTGTAGGATGTGAGTCTGAAGAGGTGATTGAATATATTCCGAGGTAAGAACTGTCTGCCTTTAGAAGCCCTTCCTTGGCTTCACTTCACTGTTGCAAGCAACCTGGGGAGGCAACTGAGTGCACTTTTAAAAATGGGTtcatatttacttcattcagtcttgtttgtctgtttttgtttttaaggtctTGTGGAGTTTGTGGCCGTTTGAGGACCTcagccaccccactcccaccctcGACGGCTAACTGTCCTGACTTGCAGAATCCCCACCCGCGGAAACACTTTCTATCCCTCTAGACCACCCATGTTTCTCAGGAGCTACACCTAACAGGTTCCTGAGGGCCGAGTCTGAAAGGGCAATGGGGGAAATACATGTTATACATGAAGGTGTCACCAGATTCATCGGAGAGTGATGTGCTGACAAAAAAATCTGCAGTTCTGGTTCCCTGAAACTCAGGGTTGGGCAGCCATTCCCCAGGACTCTGTCCAGAGACTCAAAATTATACCCCCCCCACCAAATTTGGAGAAATGATATTAGAAAAGGAATATGCAGATGAAAATAAGGtcatgaaagagaaaaataagtaaaatatagaaaatatcattggaggcagaagttcaacagggtttgcttaaaacattttaaaatagttgttgtgggtttttcgggctctttggccgtgttctgagggttgttcttcctgatgtttcgccagtctctgtggttggcatcttcagacaGAGCTTGGACAGatttcctactcctgtcctctgaagatgcccatggccacagagactggcaaaacgtcaggaagaacaaccctcagaacacggccaaagagcccgaaaaacccagaacaaccattagatcccggccgtgaaagccttcgcgaatacattttaaaataacgtTTAAAAATCATCACTAACAGAAGGTAGTCCTTTACCTCTCCCACAATCAGCTTATCGGTCAGTGCAAGATTGGGTGAACTTTGGAAAACGCACAAGATTGGGTGAACTCTGGAAAACTGAATGTGAGAAAGTCACTAAGATGAAGAGCTTGACCAGCAGTTCTTAGAAGCAATGCTCACTACGGCACAATCGCTGCAACAAGGTCTGGAGAAATTCATAAACTGAGTTACAGTTATCAAAGGTTGCTCAGCCCAAGTAAGGCAGGAACAAGCGTGCCTGAGGATggggcaaaatctggagctgggaAAACTGGAATTGAGGTCCCCAGTCCAGGAATGGTTTGGGATCAGCAGGGTGGCTTTGAAAGTGCcctgtccacagaaatatcccACACTGCTAATAAATACCTTCATTGACCCCAAGGTTTCTACTAAGCACACGTCAAAGCGTTGGCTATGAAAGACCCAAATTGGTCCTCAGTTTTTAAGGGCCAGTTTACACTGGGAGGAATCAGGGAATTCTCTTCTCCAGGAACTGCGGGTGAAACTATTCTTTGTCTTGTATCTCCATCTGAGATGCACAGAAGAAGCCATGTTTAGCATGGAGTTTTGCTGGACGCTGCTCATCAGCTATTCTGGAAAGCTAGACAGTGAGTGCCAGAGGAGGCTCTTggcagtcccctggactgtaaggagaacaaacctat is part of the Pogona vitticeps strain Pit_001003342236 chromosome 5, PviZW2.1, whole genome shotgun sequence genome and encodes:
- the LOC110070566 gene encoding olfactory receptor 5AR1-like; translated protein: MDVRNMTQATEFVFLGFSGIPQGHIYFFFLFLAIYLVTITGNTTMVALIQMDRRLHNPMYFFLSHLSCIDVCFSSVTIPKILVNLWHQRHTISPNQCMAQMFFLMAFAGSECALLAVMAFDRYAAICQPLRYTHLMSSQVRIPLAVGVWIWGLLDSAIHTALATRLSFCEANQIDHIFCDVPPLLKIACSDTYANELSLHLASIFMGFGPLLFILLSYAYILLAILRIRSNTGRQKALSTCTAHVIVVTMFYGLGSVNYNRPRAGYSLQIDTLISSLYCCVTPMLNPLVYSLRNKEVKAALRKFLVGLKKEYNLA